GGCATCCGCGTCGTTGGGATCGAGCGCCACCGCGCGTTCGGCCTCGGCCACGGCCTGGGGGAATTGTTTACGCAGCAAATGCACATAGGCCAAGGTTTGGTGGGCACCCGGGAGCGTCTCGTCCAACGCCACCGCTCGCCGTGCCAATGCCTCCGCCTGGTCTGGCAGTCCCGGGTCAGCGCTCCATTGAAACGTCCACTCGATCATGCAGGCCCTGCCCAGCCGCGCGCATGCGGCAGCAAAATCTGGGTCCAGTGCAATCGCGCGCTCGAACATCCGCCGTGCCTGGGCATTGGAGGACGCCGTGCGGTGGGCAAAGAATTCTAAGCCGCGCAGGAAGCATTCGTAGGCTTCGAGATTGGTGGTCAGGGCGCGACCCATCCGCTTTTGTTCGCCTTCGGTGAGTGTCACTTCCAAGGCGGAGACGATCTTCCGCGTGACTTCATCCTGCACGGCAAAGATGTCTTGCAACTCTCGGTCATAACGGTCCGCCCACAGATGAAAACCGGTGGTTACGTCTACCAATTGCGCGGTGATGCGCACGCGATTGGCGGCTTTGCGTACGCTCCCCTCCAACATGTACCGCACCCCAAGGTCGTTCCTGAGTTGCTCCGGCTTGACCGCCTTCCCTTTGTACACAAAAGTGGAATTGCGCGAGATGACAAACAACCCGGACAGTTTGGACAGATCGGTAATCAGGTCTTCGGTGATACCGTCGCTGAAATACTCCTGCTCCGCATCTCCGCTCAGATTGGCGAACGGCAGCACCGCAATAGAAGGCTTCGGCGGGAGTTCCGGCGACCGACTTATCGTACTAGCGTAAAGTAGTTCCGCACGCTGAGTTGGGGCAAGAAGTGGAGCCTCGCCGACGCGCACCCGATAGGCGAGTACCGGCTTGACAATGTTTTTGACCGTCTGTTCTCCTAAAGGATCGTAGCCGATGAGGAGAGAAGTGAGCTTGTTTTCGACTTGGTCGTAGACGGCACCGGAAATGCAAATCCCGCCGGGCTCGGCTAGTCCTTCTAGTCGTGCGGCGATGTTTACACCATCGCCGTAGATGCGTTCTCCCTCGACGATGACATCTCCGACATTGATGCCGATGCGGAACTCCATCTTGCGCTGGTCCGGGAGCGTGGCATTGCGTTCCACCAAGGTACCTTGGACCTCGATCGCACAGTGAACGGCGTCCACTACACTGGTGAACTCGGCCAGCAGATTGTCGCCCGGCGCATCGACTACGCGGCCACGATGCTGCCGGATGGACGAGGCCATCACTTCTCGGTAGGCGGTGAGCGTACGAATCGTCGCCACCTCATCGTCGCCCATCAGCCGGCTATAACCTTTCACATCGGCACTGAAAATAGCGGCAAGCTTACGTTGAACGTTGGGTGTTGTCATGGCAATCGCACAGTCTTTCCATTTTGCGGTCGGTTGTTGGTTGCCTAGTCTCTGCTTTCGCTTTTTCTTTCGGTCCTTACCTTACTCTTCCTGCCTCGCAGAGTGAACCACTTGTCGGCGCAGGCGGAAAACCCATATAAGAAGGGGGAAGGAGAACACCTCATGCAGAAGATCAGCAAAGAATTCGTGGTGCGCACGTTTGACGCCACCCATCCGCCTGCCGCGCGCGTGCGCCCAGGGGAAGTGTTCGTCATGGAAACCA
The DNA window shown above is from Deltaproteobacteria bacterium and carries:
- a CDS encoding tetratricopeptide repeat protein, producing MTTPNVQRKLAAIFSADVKGYSRLMGDDEVATIRTLTAYREVMASSIRQHRGRVVDAPGDNLLAEFTSVVDAVHCAIEVQGTLVERNATLPDQRKMEFRIGINVGDVIVEGERIYGDGVNIAARLEGLAEPGGICISGAVYDQVENKLTSLLIGYDPLGEQTVKNIVKPVLAYRVRVGEAPLLAPTQRAELLYASTISRSPELPPKPSIAVLPFANLSGDAEQEYFSDGITEDLITDLSKLSGLFVISRNSTFVYKGKAVKPEQLRNDLGVRYMLEGSVRKAANRVRITAQLVDVTTGFHLWADRYDRELQDIFAVQDEVTRKIVSALEVTLTEGEQKRMGRALTTNLEAYECFLRGLEFFAHRTASSNAQARRMFERAIALDPDFAAACARLGRACMIEWTFQWSADPGLPDQAEALARRAVALDETLPGAHQTLAYVHLLRKQFPQAVAEAERAVALDPNDADACVTLAEILSCAGAPQRALGLVQKALQLDPHYPPSYIFALGQVHYLNGQYEDALAAFKRVLTRNPEHERAYFFLGLIYSEFGRKAEALAALAMVKKLNPASSLQQLKEKVPYLDQNLMKRWIDQLDSLEALESDATPETPAPADLSE